In Candidatus Hinthialibacter antarcticus, one genomic interval encodes:
- a CDS encoding DegT/DnrJ/EryC1/StrS family aminotransferase has product MNDSPNPFHDDYLVFGSPLIEDDEINEVVDSLRKGWIGAGPKVARFEQEFAAYKGTEQAAAVNSCTAGLHLSLLAAGLKPGDEVITTPLTFCATINSIIHSGATPVLADIDPRTMNIDPAEIEKKITRKTKALLPVHFAGRSCEMDSIIQLADRYDLKIIEDCAHAIETEYHGRRAGTIGDFGCFSFYVTKNMTTGEGGMVVAKQKQDIDRVKTLALHGLSADAWKRFSDEGFKHYYVVDVGYKYNMMDIQAALGIHQLQRIESRWKRRQEIWQAYNNTFRDLPITLPAPPENNTRHAYHLYTLLIDEKSAGISRDEFASQLHQLNIGTGIHYLSMTEHPCYQERFGWTNADCPHAFQTGRQTVSLPLSPKLSDLDVERVIAAVRSAIY; this is encoded by the coding sequence GTGAACGATTCTCCAAACCCATTCCATGATGATTATCTCGTCTTTGGTTCTCCATTGATTGAAGATGACGAGATCAATGAAGTGGTTGATTCTTTGCGCAAAGGCTGGATCGGCGCCGGCCCGAAAGTCGCGCGCTTTGAACAAGAGTTTGCGGCGTACAAGGGAACCGAACAGGCGGCGGCAGTCAATTCATGCACAGCCGGGTTGCACCTGAGTTTACTCGCCGCTGGCCTCAAGCCTGGCGATGAAGTGATAACCACTCCGTTAACATTCTGCGCGACGATCAACTCGATTATTCACTCTGGCGCGACGCCCGTCCTGGCGGACATTGATCCGCGGACGATGAATATTGATCCCGCTGAGATCGAAAAAAAAATCACCCGAAAAACCAAAGCGCTTCTGCCCGTCCATTTTGCGGGGCGCTCTTGCGAGATGGACTCGATCATTCAACTGGCTGATCGGTATGATCTAAAAATTATTGAAGATTGCGCTCATGCGATTGAGACGGAATATCATGGACGCAGGGCCGGGACCATCGGCGATTTTGGTTGCTTTAGTTTTTATGTGACGAAGAATATGACCACTGGCGAAGGCGGCATGGTCGTCGCAAAACAAAAGCAAGATATTGACCGCGTCAAAACGCTCGCGCTGCATGGGCTTTCAGCAGACGCCTGGAAGCGCTTTTCGGATGAAGGCTTTAAGCACTATTACGTTGTTGACGTCGGCTACAAATATAACATGATGGATATCCAGGCGGCGCTGGGCATTCATCAATTGCAGCGGATCGAAAGCCGTTGGAAGCGCCGCCAGGAAATTTGGCAGGCATACAACAATACGTTTCGTGATCTGCCGATTACGCTCCCGGCGCCGCCTGAGAACAATACGCGCCACGCTTACCATTTATATACATTGCTGATTGATGAGAAGAGTGCGGGAATCTCAAGAGATGAGTTTGCTTCACAGTTGCACCAACTTAACATCGGCACAGGCATCCATTATTTAAGCATGACTGAACACCCCTGTTATCAAGAACGCTTTGGCTGGACCAACGCCGACTGCCCTCATGCCTTCCAAACCGGCAGGCAAACCGTGAGCCTGCCGCTCTCTCCTAAATTGTCGGACCTGGATGTCGAGCGCGTGATTGCTGCGGTTCGAAGCGCGATTTATTAG
- a CDS encoding class I SAM-dependent methyltransferase has protein sequence MKAAPTISILANCDRFDEQAQGFFDSILAQTYSQIELLVPKALFTCVQEKNNIGSISIKPISSSSQNTLWYKDAFAQASGDIIVFASPEIRYAADAFLYAASVFAQYPQCGTLIAQSRLLSQNGPLPFDPYDLIPLIRYDRLPPIETLFFAKQLCAGRVHQWSVEASMLGMVFSWMMHDVPIVVAQTEIGVMDGADDAQEETVESTLMDCKKRFEYQSRLLEIFSHDEVVKTYCPYSMTEIFCQAAEKIERLEGQSERFRNLVQRAAQSSQGTYRLEQLQAKLTGKSSDAEAQKTPIDPNFNAEHWWDSRYATGGNSGAGSYGANYMFKRDYINAVVRRFEVKSVIDLGCGDGYQIKEIDVEAYQGVDISASVVNRCRKLYENQPAFSFNVYDEIEMERYDLAMSLDVLYHVVEPDQYGLYLNRLVSHSGLILIYANATPRSDNTAHMLFRDHIAEIQKRAVSARIIEKVMNPLIPNVGFILFEITA, from the coding sequence ATGAAAGCCGCTCCGACGATTTCCATCCTGGCCAACTGTGACCGTTTTGATGAACAAGCCCAGGGGTTCTTTGATTCGATACTTGCCCAGACGTATTCGCAGATTGAACTTCTTGTTCCTAAAGCATTATTCACTTGTGTTCAGGAAAAAAATAACATTGGTTCGATTTCGATCAAGCCGATCTCTTCTTCCAGTCAAAACACGCTTTGGTATAAGGATGCGTTTGCGCAAGCGAGCGGCGACATCATTGTCTTCGCCTCGCCCGAGATTCGATATGCGGCGGACGCCTTTCTCTACGCGGCGTCTGTCTTTGCTCAATATCCCCAGTGTGGAACACTGATCGCCCAGTCTCGGCTGTTATCTCAAAATGGCCCGCTTCCGTTTGATCCTTATGATTTGATTCCACTGATTCGTTATGATCGTCTTCCCCCGATAGAAACACTCTTTTTTGCAAAACAATTGTGCGCCGGGCGGGTTCATCAATGGAGTGTGGAAGCAAGCATGTTGGGGATGGTTTTTTCGTGGATGATGCATGACGTTCCGATCGTGGTTGCTCAGACTGAAATTGGCGTCATGGATGGTGCGGATGACGCTCAAGAAGAGACGGTGGAATCCACCCTGATGGATTGTAAAAAGCGCTTTGAATATCAAAGCCGTTTATTAGAAATATTTTCTCACGATGAAGTTGTGAAAACATATTGCCCGTATTCAATGACCGAAATCTTCTGCCAGGCGGCTGAGAAAATCGAACGTTTGGAGGGCCAGTCCGAGCGGTTCCGAAATTTAGTGCAACGCGCAGCGCAGTCGAGCCAAGGAACCTATCGGCTCGAGCAACTCCAAGCAAAACTCACCGGGAAAAGTTCAGATGCTGAAGCGCAAAAAACGCCTATCGACCCAAACTTTAATGCAGAACACTGGTGGGATTCCCGCTATGCGACAGGTGGGAATAGCGGTGCGGGGAGTTATGGCGCGAACTACATGTTTAAGCGAGATTATATCAATGCAGTCGTTCGCCGCTTTGAAGTGAAATCTGTTATCGATCTGGGTTGCGGCGATGGATATCAAATTAAAGAAATTGATGTTGAAGCCTATCAAGGCGTAGACATATCCGCGTCTGTCGTTAATCGATGCCGCAAATTATATGAGAACCAACCCGCCTTTTCATTTAATGTGTATGATGAAATTGAAATGGAACGGTACGATTTGGCCATGTCGCTGGATGTCTTGTACCATGTGGTTGAGCCAGACCAATATGGCCTCTATCTGAACCGTTTGGTATCTCATTCGGGATTGATATTAATTTATGCTAATGCCACGCCCCGTTCAGATAATACCGCTCACATGTTATTTCGCGATCATATTGCTGAAATTCAGAAGCGAGCCGTTTCCGCGCGTATCATTGAGAAAGTGATGAATCCTTTGATTCCAAATGTAGGTTTTATACTGTTTGAAATTACGGCTTAG
- a CDS encoding glycosyltransferase, with amino-acid sequence MKFFYLNAIEQNATYGAEVFMNRAFLQQGHETHTLDYRKYRQALPQAFLNAPDFDVFLLQRGDYFPLELVDACQRPRLFYSSELVSRCTDQLHLFQSNLFDHVLVRTPTCKQAIIDKGWMPGEKITVFLSAFDEQTHRPLEGIERDIDVLFVGGVTQRRREIITRLKKSFNIVACQAYGADMAKMFNRAKIAVNIHAEEFLDTETRVFECLGSGAFLISETLSNENPFQPDQHFVEVSSIDEMEEKISYYLEHDEERSRIADAGRKEAVANHSYFARAREIAEHMQRLLGQKKDWSKPALNREAVQRLIAPQSKPQPSAAAAASVQTKPGALRIGIVTTWFERGAAYVSKQYREALQENHEVFIYARGGETSGQGDPNWDDDRVTWGKPVQTSVPTAIDLNDFRAWLQKCQINTVIFNEQHWWAPVVGCSQMGIKTGAYVDYYTELTIPIFGCYDFLLCNTKRHFSAFDWHPQAKYVPWGTNTDLYKPTQYELVNPDVVTFFHSAGYNPSRKGTDFLVAAFRDVKGPARLVIHTQKPVQLQFPELAPLVNALQQEGRLVYEEKTVPAPGLYHVGDVYVYPSRLDGIGLTQAEALACGLPLIVSDNGPMNEFVDETNGRVVKIDRLYARNDGYYWPQCRVNIEDLTRQMQYYVDNKNQMPEMKRAARTYAETHLDWKKNTADLPTMMNELGVIPQDKKKIFYQQAQQYEQRRAALSARG; translated from the coding sequence ATGAAATTTTTTTACCTCAATGCGATCGAGCAAAATGCAACCTACGGCGCGGAAGTTTTTATGAACCGCGCTTTTTTGCAGCAAGGGCATGAAACACATACGCTCGATTATCGCAAATATCGCCAAGCGCTTCCACAGGCCTTTCTTAACGCGCCTGATTTCGATGTCTTTCTTTTACAGCGCGGCGATTATTTTCCATTAGAATTAGTTGACGCCTGCCAGCGCCCGCGCTTGTTTTATTCCAGCGAATTGGTTTCGCGTTGCACCGACCAGTTACATTTATTTCAAAGCAATCTGTTTGATCATGTGCTTGTCCGTACGCCTACATGTAAGCAAGCAATTATTGACAAGGGGTGGATGCCGGGCGAAAAAATAACGGTGTTCCTCAGCGCATTTGATGAACAAACGCACCGGCCTTTGGAGGGAATCGAGCGTGATATTGATGTGCTATTTGTCGGCGGCGTCACCCAGCGCCGCCGTGAAATCATTACGCGATTAAAAAAATCATTTAACATCGTCGCCTGTCAGGCGTACGGCGCCGATATGGCGAAAATGTTCAACCGGGCGAAGATTGCCGTCAATATTCATGCAGAGGAATTTCTCGATACGGAAACCCGCGTGTTTGAATGTTTGGGATCAGGCGCGTTTTTAATTTCAGAAACCCTGTCAAACGAAAACCCTTTTCAGCCAGACCAACATTTTGTCGAAGTCTCATCCATTGACGAGATGGAAGAAAAAATTTCTTATTATCTGGAACACGATGAAGAGCGCTCTCGCATTGCGGATGCGGGCCGTAAAGAAGCCGTTGCGAACCACAGTTATTTCGCCCGCGCAAGAGAAATCGCAGAACACATGCAGCGCTTGTTGGGCCAAAAAAAAGATTGGTCGAAGCCCGCCTTGAACCGGGAGGCGGTTCAGCGACTGATCGCGCCTCAGTCAAAGCCGCAGCCCTCAGCCGCAGCGGCGGCTTCGGTTCAAACCAAGCCGGGCGCATTGCGGATTGGAATTGTGACCACATGGTTTGAGCGCGGCGCCGCCTATGTCTCGAAGCAATACCGCGAGGCGTTACAAGAAAATCACGAAGTCTTCATCTATGCGCGCGGCGGCGAGACATCAGGTCAGGGCGACCCGAATTGGGACGACGACCGCGTCACGTGGGGCAAGCCGGTGCAAACCAGCGTGCCAACGGCGATTGACTTGAACGACTTTCGCGCCTGGCTGCAAAAATGTCAGATCAACACCGTCATTTTTAACGAACAACATTGGTGGGCGCCCGTGGTGGGCTGCTCGCAAATGGGGATCAAAACCGGCGCGTACGTCGATTATTACACCGAACTGACCATCCCCATTTTTGGCTGCTATGATTTTTTATTGTGCAATACCAAGCGGCATTTCTCGGCCTTCGATTGGCACCCGCAAGCGAAATACGTTCCTTGGGGAACCAACACTGATCTATACAAGCCGACTCAATACGAGTTGGTGAATCCTGATGTTGTGACGTTTTTCCATTCGGCGGGATATAACCCCAGCCGTAAGGGAACGGATTTTCTGGTCGCGGCGTTTCGCGATGTGAAAGGCCCGGCGCGTTTGGTGATTCACACTCAAAAGCCTGTGCAGTTGCAGTTCCCTGAATTGGCGCCGTTGGTGAATGCGTTGCAGCAAGAGGGGCGGCTGGTGTATGAAGAGAAGACGGTGCCCGCGCCGGGGTTGTATCATGTAGGCGATGTGTATGTGTATCCATCGCGCTTGGACGGCATCGGATTGACGCAGGCGGAGGCGTTGGCGTGCGGGCTGCCGTTGATCGTCAGCGACAATGGACCAATGAATGAATTCGTCGATGAAACCAATGGCCGCGTGGTGAAGATCGACCGTTTGTATGCGCGTAACGACGGCTACTATTGGCCGCAATGCCGGGTGAACATTGAAGATTTGACCCGGCAGATGCAGTATTATGTTGACAATAAAAACCAGATGCCCGAAATGAAACGCGCAGCGCGTACGTATGCCGAAACGCATTTGGATTGGAAAAAGAACACCGCCGACTTGCCTACAATGATGAACGAGTTGGGCGTGATTCCACAAGACAAGAAAAAAATCTTTTACCAGCAGGCCCAACAGTATGAACAGCGCCGCGCCGCTTTAAGCGCGAGAGGCTAA
- a CDS encoding Gfo/Idh/MocA family oxidoreductase: MSKYTVSRRFFLAGGSALMAGCATGRVPSLKKLGYRSPNDKLNLGAIGAGGKGSGDILEHEGYENIIALCDADWRRADGTFRKCPDARKYKDFREMLDKENDLDGVTISTPDHMHAVAAMRAMKKGMAVYVQKPLTHNVYEARMLTEAARKYGVITQMGNQGHSGDGIRDACEIIWDGAIGQVREVHCWTNRPIWNQGMKDMLPAQPVPEGIDWDQWLGPAPWRPFNEGYAPFSWRGWWDFGTGALGDMACHILDAPYWTLQLGYPTSVECIHQKGGTDQSPPTESIIRFEFPARGSFAPLTFYWYDGNLKPKRPKDIDEDIRLGDLGRDGNISESGSLFVGDEGYITMGTYGNSSPRLLPERKFQNYKKPGGYIPRVADQNHYRAWAWGIKSGKQPSGNFDYAGPFTEMVLLGNLSIRCPGQKLDWDGDHMRVTNYPEANQFVKRSYRSGYELT; this comes from the coding sequence ATGAGTAAGTATACCGTTTCACGTCGCTTTTTCCTGGCGGGCGGCTCTGCGTTAATGGCGGGTTGCGCGACGGGAAGAGTTCCATCATTAAAGAAGTTAGGGTATCGCTCACCCAATGATAAATTAAACTTGGGCGCTATCGGCGCCGGTGGTAAGGGCTCTGGCGATATTCTCGAACACGAAGGCTATGAGAATATCATTGCGTTGTGTGACGCCGACTGGCGTCGCGCCGACGGCACATTCCGTAAATGCCCGGATGCGCGCAAGTACAAAGATTTTCGCGAAATGCTTGACAAAGAAAACGATCTCGACGGCGTTACCATTTCAACGCCTGACCACATGCACGCTGTGGCGGCGATGCGCGCCATGAAAAAAGGCATGGCGGTCTATGTTCAAAAACCGTTGACCCACAACGTGTATGAAGCGCGTATGTTGACTGAAGCCGCGCGCAAGTATGGCGTCATTACCCAAATGGGCAACCAAGGCCACTCTGGCGACGGCATCCGCGACGCATGTGAAATAATCTGGGACGGCGCTATCGGCCAGGTTCGTGAAGTTCATTGCTGGACCAACCGCCCCATCTGGAATCAGGGCATGAAAGACATGCTGCCCGCACAACCCGTTCCTGAGGGTATCGACTGGGACCAGTGGTTAGGACCGGCCCCTTGGCGTCCATTTAACGAAGGCTATGCGCCGTTCAGCTGGCGCGGCTGGTGGGATTTCGGCACCGGCGCGTTGGGCGATATGGCCTGCCACATTCTCGACGCCCCTTACTGGACTCTCCAATTGGGTTACCCGACCAGCGTCGAATGCATCCACCAAAAAGGCGGCACTGACCAATCGCCTCCGACCGAATCCATCATTCGGTTTGAGTTCCCGGCGCGCGGCAGTTTCGCTCCGTTGACCTTCTACTGGTATGACGGCAACTTGAAACCCAAACGCCCCAAAGACATTGACGAAGATATTCGTCTGGGCGATTTGGGACGCGACGGCAACATCAGCGAAAGCGGTTCGTTGTTCGTCGGCGACGAAGGCTACATCACCATGGGCACCTATGGAAACAGCAGTCCGCGCTTGTTGCCGGAACGCAAGTTCCAGAATTACAAAAAGCCGGGCGGTTATATTCCTCGCGTTGCCGACCAAAACCACTACCGCGCATGGGCGTGGGGAATCAAAAGTGGAAAACAACCCAGCGGCAACTTTGATTATGCTGGGCCGTTCACTGAAATGGTCTTGTTGGGCAACTTGTCAATTCGCTGCCCGGGCCAAAAACTGGATTGGGACGGCGATCACATGCGCGTCACCAACTATCCAGAAGCCAATCAGTTCGTCAAACGTTCGTATCGCTCTGGTTACGAATTGACTTAA